One Nitrospinota bacterium DNA segment encodes these proteins:
- the cbiE gene encoding precorrin-6y C5,15-methyltransferase (decarboxylating) subunit CbiE produces the protein MNKITIIGCGPGGEDYITPAARKKAMEAECLIGSERLLELFPVNGAERICVGGDTSKTIEAIASRFESKKVAALVSGDPGVRSMARLIIAKFGMHACDVVPGVSSVQCAFAKIGLDWTDAKIITAHDKIPDGDFAAILDSPKIAILAGAAGSVRWISEMAARAGAGKGLIVCENLTLPGEKVTAMPPDELSKYNAASMTVALLVNRELLE, from the coding sequence ATGAACAAAATAACGATAATCGGCTGCGGTCCCGGCGGGGAAGATTACATCACACCGGCGGCGAGGAAAAAGGCGATGGAGGCCGAATGCCTGATCGGTTCGGAGAGGCTTTTGGAACTTTTTCCGGTCAACGGCGCCGAGAGAATTTGTGTTGGAGGCGATACAAGCAAGACAATCGAGGCCATCGCCTCGCGGTTTGAATCTAAGAAAGTGGCGGCGCTGGTGAGCGGCGATCCGGGTGTCCGGAGCATGGCGCGGCTTATCATCGCAAAATTCGGGATGCACGCGTGCGACGTGGTTCCGGGAGTCAGCTCCGTCCAGTGCGCTTTCGCGAAAATCGGACTGGACTGGACCGACGCTAAAATCATCACCGCCCACGACAAAATCCCGGATGGGGACTTTGCGGCGATTCTGGATTCGCCGAAAATCGCGATACTGGCCGGAGCGGCGGGCTCGGTCCGGTGGATTTCTGAAATGGCCGCGCGGGCTGGCGCCGGGAAGGGGCTTATTGTCTGCGAAAACCTGACCCTGCCCGGCGAAAAGGTGACCGCGATGCCGCCGGACGAGCTTTCAAAATACAACGCCGCATCCATGACTGTGGCGTTGCTTGTGAACAGGGAGCTATTGGAATGA
- a CDS encoding cobalamin biosynthesis protein: MKLAVITLSREGGKLAASLLDAIPGAAGFIHEKVDGADGRLKKFSRVVELTAKIFKKHDGLVYIAPCGAVVRAIAPHISGKKTDPAVVVVDIGGRYAVSLLSGHEGGANGLAVQVSNIIGAEPVISTSTDAAKNLIVGVGCRKGKEAAAIVAAVKSALEEAGERIEKVRVIASADVKSDEAGLIEAARELGAPLRFIPSEDIRNTWREFSRSKFVQQSVNLPAVAEPAALLAGRRTSLILEKRKYGGVTVALARENCSSLE; this comes from the coding sequence ATGAAACTGGCGGTGATAACGCTTTCGCGCGAGGGAGGGAAACTGGCGGCCAGCTTGCTGGACGCGATTCCCGGGGCCGCCGGGTTCATACACGAGAAAGTGGACGGAGCGGATGGGCGGCTGAAAAAGTTTTCGCGGGTGGTCGAGCTTACCGCAAAGATTTTCAAAAAGCATGACGGCCTAGTGTACATAGCCCCTTGTGGAGCGGTTGTCCGCGCCATCGCGCCGCATATCAGCGGGAAAAAGACCGACCCGGCGGTGGTGGTGGTGGACATCGGCGGCAGATATGCTGTCAGCCTTCTATCGGGCCACGAAGGAGGCGCCAACGGCCTCGCCGTCCAGGTTTCGAACATTATCGGGGCCGAGCCTGTGATCTCCACATCCACGGACGCGGCGAAGAACCTGATTGTGGGCGTTGGATGCCGGAAAGGCAAAGAGGCCGCGGCGATAGTGGCGGCGGTGAAAAGCGCGCTGGAGGAGGCCGGGGAGCGGATTGAAAAAGTGCGTGTGATCGCCTCGGCGGACGTGAAATCGGACGAAGCGGGGCTCATCGAGGCGGCGCGTGAACTTGGCGCGCCGTTGCGGTTCATCCCGTCGGAAGACATAAGGAATACATGGCGCGAGTTTTCGCGTTCCAAATTTGTTCAACAAAGCGTGAACCTGCCTGCGGTGGCGGAGCCAGCCGCGCTTTTGGCGGGAAGGAGGACATCATTAATACTGGAAAAGAGGAAGTACGGCGGCGTGACGGTGGCGCTGGCCAGGGAAAACTGTTCGTCGTTGGAATAG
- the cobI gene encoding precorrin-2 C(20)-methyltransferase: MSYGTLYGIGVGPGDPELITVKGARLLGECSRLFVPKARMKSESVAYAIVQRYVNPKAVIEELVFPMVTDKEELEQKWNESAAKIAQTLSTGADALFVTLGDSLLYSTYIYLVRALRKVAPEAKIVTVPGVTAFSAAAALTNFPVGEGKELVTIVPAADDLSSVRAALNGGGTVVMMKVGKRLGSIIEAIENAGALDGAVFAAYAGLEGERIETDLAKLKNEEPEAGYLSTILVHARKGS; encoded by the coding sequence ATGAGTTACGGAACTTTGTATGGAATAGGCGTCGGCCCGGGCGACCCGGAGCTTATCACAGTGAAAGGCGCGAGGCTTTTGGGGGAATGTTCCCGCCTTTTCGTCCCCAAGGCGCGGATGAAGTCGGAAAGCGTGGCGTACGCCATCGTCCAGCGATATGTGAATCCCAAAGCCGTGATAGAAGAGCTTGTGTTCCCCATGGTGACTGACAAGGAGGAGCTTGAGCAAAAGTGGAACGAATCGGCGGCGAAAATCGCCCAGACGCTTTCCACCGGGGCGGACGCGCTCTTCGTGACGCTGGGCGATTCGCTGCTGTATTCCACATATATCTATCTGGTGCGGGCGTTGCGCAAGGTGGCGCCGGAGGCGAAGATAGTCACAGTGCCGGGGGTGACGGCATTTTCGGCGGCGGCGGCGCTCACAAATTTCCCGGTGGGCGAAGGCAAGGAGCTTGTCACCATCGTCCCTGCGGCGGACGATCTTTCGTCCGTTCGCGCGGCGCTTAACGGCGGCGGGACGGTGGTGATGATGAAGGTGGGCAAAAGGCTTGGTTCGATAATAGAGGCCATCGAGAACGCCGGGGCCTTGGACGGCGCGGTGTTCGCCGCCTACGCCGGGCTTGAGGGGGAAAGGATAGAGACGGACCTTGCGAAATTGAAAAACGAGGAACCGGAGGCGGGATATCTTTCCACCATCCTGGTCCACGCGCGAAAGGGGAGTTGA
- the cobJ gene encoding precorrin-3B C(17)-methyltransferase, with product MAIGQCSAVVGYKRYLDNVAGLTEGKRLVSSGMTQETERVREALRLAKEGESVALISSGDAGVYGMSGLAIELAQEDGVDLPIEIIPGVTAASAAGARLGAPLMLDYATISLSDLLVPWEAIRKRLEAVAEADMVTALYNPKSKKRVEQLEEAAEIFRKHRPGETPVGVCTSVGYDGEERIVVTDLARFTAEDIGMMTIVIIGSSESKNIGGWFVTPRGYRGKRF from the coding sequence ATGGCCATCGGCCAATGCTCCGCCGTGGTGGGATATAAAAGATACCTGGACAACGTGGCCGGCCTGACGGAGGGCAAGCGCCTGGTCTCCTCCGGCATGACGCAGGAGACCGAGCGGGTGCGTGAAGCTTTAAGGCTTGCCAAAGAAGGGGAATCGGTGGCGCTGATTTCATCCGGCGACGCTGGGGTGTATGGCATGTCCGGCCTTGCCATAGAGCTTGCCCAGGAAGATGGTGTGGACCTGCCCATCGAAATAATCCCGGGAGTCACCGCCGCGTCCGCCGCCGGAGCAAGGCTTGGCGCGCCGCTGATGCTCGATTACGCCACAATAAGCTTGTCCGACCTTTTGGTCCCATGGGAAGCGATCCGCAAGCGGCTGGAAGCGGTGGCCGAAGCGGACATGGTGACGGCCCTGTACAATCCCAAAAGCAAAAAGCGGGTGGAACAGCTTGAAGAGGCGGCGGAAATATTCAGAAAGCACAGGCCCGGCGAAACACCCGTCGGCGTGTGCACAAGCGTGGGCTACGATGGCGAGGAGCGGATCGTCGTCACCGACCTTGCGCGGTTCACGGCGGAGGACATAGGCATGATGACAATCGTGATCATCGGTTCGAGCGAATCGAAAAATATCGGCGGCTGGTTCGTCACGCCGCGCGGATACAGGGGGAAACGGTTTTGA
- the cobM gene encoding precorrin-4 C(11)-methyltransferase: protein MKVYFVGGGPGDPKLLTVRAVELLKNCKCCVYAGSLVSPEVLSLLPADAERHDSAGMDLTRIVEVFKRCAQGGIDVVRLHSGDPSIFGAIREQMNELDKLQIGYEVIPGVSSFQAAAAALNLELTAPEVSQTVILARTAGRTPVPDEQDLDALGATRATLCLFLSVQGLKEAARKLAVHYGGDCPAAVVSRASWPDQRIINGTLADIADKTESAGISRTAMVIVGWALSRDIPVSRLYAPEFSHGYRKGGE from the coding sequence ATGAAAGTCTATTTCGTGGGTGGCGGTCCGGGCGATCCGAAGCTTCTCACCGTGCGCGCCGTCGAATTGCTGAAAAACTGCAAATGCTGCGTTTACGCCGGATCGCTGGTGAGCCCGGAGGTTCTCTCGCTTCTCCCGGCCGACGCCGAGCGGCATGATTCGGCGGGGATGGACCTTACGCGGATAGTGGAAGTGTTCAAGCGATGCGCCCAAGGGGGGATTGACGTTGTCCGCCTCCATTCGGGCGATCCTTCCATCTTCGGCGCCATCCGCGAACAGATGAACGAACTGGACAAACTGCAAATCGGATACGAGGTGATCCCCGGGGTCAGCTCGTTCCAGGCGGCGGCGGCGGCGCTGAATCTGGAACTGACGGCTCCGGAAGTTTCGCAGACGGTGATACTGGCCAGGACCGCCGGACGCACGCCGGTGCCTGATGAACAGGATTTGGACGCATTGGGGGCCACCCGAGCAACGCTTTGCCTGTTCCTTTCAGTTCAGGGGTTGAAGGAGGCGGCCCGTAAACTTGCCGTCCATTATGGCGGCGATTGCCCGGCGGCGGTGGTAAGCCGCGCGTCATGGCCGGACCAGCGGATCATCAACGGCACTTTGGCGGACATCGCGGACAAAACAGAATCGGCCGGGATCAGCAGGACAGCGATGGTGATCGTGGGCTGGGCGCTGTCCCGCGATATCCCGGTGTCGCGGTTGTACGCTCCCGAATTTTCCCACGGATACCGCAAGGGCGGGGAGTGA